A DNA window from Streptomyces sp. CA-278952 contains the following coding sequences:
- a CDS encoding ion channel protein encodes MAPESSAPPPAPPPSPSPPHPPAAPARRLLPLVLPAIAVGVACALILLGVSLLAEGLQDVLWERLPDALGVGRFSSLWMIVMLTATGLAVGLVLRAVPGHGGPDPATTGLVDAPMRPGIVPGLLLVTTLALAGGVSLGPENPITAANVALAFWLGRRFAPGAPGELWVALAAAGTVGALFGTPVAAALILSETLASQPGPGAFWDRLFAPLAAGTAGALTMSLIAHPSFDLSLPAYAGPHWGDLLSALLIASAGALLGLLAVYAFPVAHRVFTALRHPVLALTLGGLVLGLLGALGGHLTLFKGLDEVKALAGDPDGWSAGEFAGMAVVKTAALVIAAACGFRGGRIFPAVFAGVSLGLCAHALVDAVPPSLAVSCAVLGVLLAVTRQGWVSLFTAAVLVSDTSVLPLLCAATLPAWLLVTGRAQMQLDGDGKSLR; translated from the coding sequence GTGGCCCCCGAATCCTCCGCGCCCCCGCCGGCTCCCCCGCCCTCGCCGTCTCCCCCGCACCCTCCGGCCGCCCCGGCCCGGCGGCTGCTGCCGCTCGTGCTGCCCGCGATCGCCGTCGGTGTCGCCTGCGCGCTGATCCTGCTCGGGGTGAGCCTGCTGGCGGAGGGGCTCCAGGACGTGCTCTGGGAGAGGCTGCCCGACGCGCTCGGGGTGGGGCGGTTCTCCTCGCTGTGGATGATCGTGATGCTCACCGCGACCGGCCTCGCGGTGGGGCTCGTCCTGCGGGCCGTGCCCGGTCACGGCGGGCCCGACCCGGCCACCACCGGCCTGGTGGACGCGCCGATGAGGCCCGGCATCGTGCCCGGGCTGCTCCTGGTGACCACCCTGGCGCTGGCGGGCGGGGTGAGCCTCGGGCCGGAGAACCCGATCACCGCGGCCAACGTCGCACTGGCCTTCTGGCTCGGCCGGCGGTTCGCGCCCGGTGCGCCCGGCGAGCTGTGGGTGGCGCTCGCCGCGGCCGGGACCGTCGGGGCCCTCTTCGGGACCCCGGTCGCCGCCGCGCTGATCCTCTCCGAGACGCTGGCCTCGCAGCCGGGCCCCGGGGCGTTCTGGGACCGGCTGTTCGCCCCGCTCGCGGCCGGTACGGCGGGCGCGCTGACCATGTCGCTCATCGCGCATCCCAGCTTCGACCTGTCCCTCCCGGCGTACGCGGGACCGCACTGGGGCGATCTACTCTCCGCCCTGCTGATCGCCTCGGCGGGCGCGCTCCTCGGCCTGCTCGCGGTGTACGCCTTCCCCGTGGCCCACCGGGTCTTCACGGCGCTGCGGCACCCGGTGCTCGCCCTGACGCTGGGCGGGCTGGTGCTGGGGCTGCTCGGCGCGCTGGGCGGCCACCTCACCCTCTTCAAGGGGCTCGACGAGGTGAAGGCACTCGCCGGGGACCCGGACGGCTGGTCGGCCGGGGAGTTCGCGGGGATGGCGGTGGTGAAGACGGCCGCCCTCGTGATCGCGGCGGCCTGCGGCTTCCGGGGCGGGCGGATCTTCCCGGCGGTCTTCGCGGGGGTATCGCTGGGGCTCTGCGCCCACGCGCTGGTCGACGCGGTCCCGCCGTCGCTCGCGGTGTCCTGTGCGGTGCTGGGCGTGCTGCTGGCCGTCACCCGGCAGGGCTGGGTGAGCCTGTTCACCGCGGCGGTGCTGGTCAGCGACACGTCCGTGCTGCCACTGCTGTGCGCCGCCACCCTGCCCGCCTGGCTGCTGGTCACCGGGCGGGCCCAGATGCAGTTGGACGGGGACGGGAAGTCGCTGCGCTGA
- a CDS encoding YbjQ family protein, with protein sequence MGIEDFGGGQDAQADVLVVTTNDVPGHQVTQVIGEVFGLTVRSRHLGSQIGAGLKSMIGGELKGLTKTLVETRNQAMERLVEQARARGANAVLMMRFDVTEAADVGTEVCAYGTAAVISKV encoded by the coding sequence ATGGGCATTGAGGATTTCGGCGGCGGTCAGGACGCCCAGGCGGACGTGCTGGTCGTCACCACGAACGACGTCCCCGGCCATCAGGTGACACAGGTCATCGGCGAGGTCTTCGGGCTGACCGTGAGGTCGCGCCACCTCGGCAGCCAGATCGGCGCCGGGCTGAAGTCGATGATCGGCGGCGAGCTGAAAGGGCTGACGAAGACCCTGGTCGAGACCCGCAACCAGGCGATGGAACGGCTCGTGGAGCAGGCCAGGGCCCGGGGCGCGAACGCGGTCCTGATGATGCGCTTCGACGTCACGGAGGCGGCGGACGTCGGCACGGAGGTCTGCGCGTACGGGACGGCGGCGGTGATCAGCAAGGTGTGA
- a CDS encoding DedA family protein → MNTLALGPSWLDPDYLLNTFGLPGLLLIVFAESGLLIGFFLPGDSLLFTTGLLVTTGQLKYPLWLVCTLVAVAAIVGDQVGYLFGRKVGPALFKRPDSRLFKQENVEKAHEFFEKHGPKSLVLARFVPIVRTFTPIIAGVSRMNYRSFITYNIVGAILWGVGVTVLGAQLGKIDFVHQHIEMILILIVLVSVVPIVVEVLRARSQGRKAAAAEALEGGGSGRPPAGGNGPSTGQRGRHAKR, encoded by the coding sequence TTGAATACGCTTGCGCTCGGACCGAGCTGGCTGGACCCGGACTATCTGCTCAACACGTTCGGGCTGCCCGGCCTGCTCCTCATCGTCTTCGCCGAGTCCGGCCTCCTGATCGGGTTCTTCCTGCCCGGCGACTCGCTGCTGTTCACCACGGGGCTGCTGGTCACCACGGGGCAGTTGAAGTACCCGCTCTGGCTGGTCTGCACGCTGGTCGCCGTCGCCGCGATCGTCGGCGACCAGGTGGGCTATCTCTTCGGCCGCAAGGTCGGCCCCGCCCTCTTCAAGCGCCCCGACTCCCGCCTCTTCAAGCAGGAGAACGTGGAGAAGGCCCACGAGTTCTTCGAGAAGCACGGCCCGAAGTCCCTGGTCCTGGCGCGTTTCGTGCCCATCGTGCGCACGTTCACGCCGATCATCGCGGGCGTCAGCCGGATGAACTACCGCTCCTTCATCACGTACAACATCGTCGGCGCGATCCTCTGGGGCGTCGGCGTCACCGTGCTGGGCGCACAGCTAGGCAAGATCGACTTCGTGCACCAGCACATCGAGATGATCCTCATCCTGATCGTGCTCGTCTCCGTGGTGCCGATCGTGGTCGAGGTGCTGCGGGCCCGCAGCCAGGGCAGGAAGGCCGCCGCGGCCGAGGCGCTGGAGGGCGGCGGTTCCGGCCGCCCCCCGGCGGGCGGCAACGGCCCCTCCACCGGCCAGCGCGGCCGGCACGCCAAGCGCTGA
- a CDS encoding threonine/serine ThrE exporter family protein — protein MVAESGGPEDQKPQSDEARSAFAPPAGTSHPASPPEEDHPTSEFALPTGVHQDQGGPAASGGGSGGGTHPDAQSSAFTPPSTYKAQQSPPAFTPAQGIPMVRLTKEAPWQDRMRTMLRMPVTERPAAESIQRTDDDTGPAVPRVLDLTLRIGELLLAGGEGAEDVEAAMFAVTRSYGLDRSEPTVTFTLLSISHQPSLVDDPVTASRTVRRRGTDYTRLAAVFRLVDDITSTDTEISLEEAYRRLAEIRRNRHPYPGWVLTAAAGLLAGSASVLVGGGFLVFVVAAAGAMLGDRLAWLCAGRGLPEFYQFTVAAMPPAAMGVALTLTHSTDIRPSAVITGGLFALLPGRALVAGVQDGLTGYYITASARLLEVMYFFIGIVAGVLIILYLGVQLGAELNPEAEFIPNDRPALQILVSMTLSLAFAVLLQQERSTVLAVTLNGGVAWIVFGAMARTGGISPVAATAVAAGLVGLFGQLFSRYRFTSSLPYITAAIGPLLPGSATYFGLLGVAQNEVNRGLTSLSTAVATALAIAIGVNLGSEISRLFMGVPGAVGGASRRAAKRTRGF, from the coding sequence GTGGTGGCGGAATCGGGCGGTCCTGAGGACCAGAAGCCCCAGTCCGACGAGGCGCGGAGCGCTTTCGCCCCGCCCGCGGGGACGAGTCATCCGGCGTCGCCGCCCGAGGAGGACCATCCGACGTCGGAGTTCGCGCTGCCGACCGGTGTGCACCAGGACCAGGGCGGGCCGGCCGCGTCGGGCGGCGGCTCCGGGGGCGGTACGCACCCCGACGCGCAGAGTTCCGCTTTCACTCCGCCGAGCACGTACAAGGCCCAGCAGTCGCCGCCCGCGTTCACCCCGGCGCAGGGCATTCCGATGGTCAGGCTGACCAAGGAGGCACCCTGGCAGGACCGGATGCGCACGATGCTGCGGATGCCGGTGACCGAGCGTCCGGCCGCGGAGTCCATCCAGCGCACGGACGACGACACGGGCCCCGCGGTGCCGCGCGTGCTCGACCTGACGCTGCGTATCGGGGAGCTGCTGCTGGCGGGCGGCGAGGGCGCCGAGGACGTCGAGGCGGCGATGTTCGCGGTGACCCGGTCCTACGGTCTCGACCGCAGCGAGCCGACGGTCACGTTCACGCTGCTGTCCATCTCGCACCAGCCGTCGCTGGTCGACGACCCGGTGACGGCGAGCCGTACCGTACGCCGCCGGGGCACCGACTACACCCGTCTGGCGGCCGTGTTCCGGCTGGTCGACGACATCACCAGCACGGACACCGAGATCTCGCTCGAGGAGGCCTACCGGCGGCTCGCGGAGATCCGCCGTAACCGACACCCGTATCCGGGCTGGGTGCTGACGGCGGCCGCCGGGCTGCTGGCCGGTTCGGCCTCCGTGCTGGTCGGCGGTGGATTCCTGGTGTTCGTCGTGGCGGCGGCGGGCGCGATGCTCGGCGACCGTCTCGCGTGGCTGTGCGCCGGGCGCGGGCTGCCGGAGTTCTACCAGTTCACGGTGGCCGCGATGCCGCCCGCCGCGATGGGGGTGGCGCTGACGCTGACCCATTCGACGGACATCCGGCCGTCGGCGGTGATCACCGGTGGGCTGTTCGCGCTGCTGCCGGGGCGGGCGCTGGTGGCGGGGGTGCAGGACGGGCTGACCGGCTACTACATCACCGCATCGGCCCGGCTGCTGGAGGTCATGTACTTCTTCATCGGGATCGTCGCGGGCGTGCTGATCATTCTGTACCTGGGGGTGCAGCTGGGGGCCGAGCTCAATCCCGAGGCCGAGTTCATCCCCAACGACCGTCCGGCGCTGCAGATCCTGGTGTCGATGACGCTGAGCCTGGCCTTCGCGGTGCTGCTCCAGCAGGAGCGGTCGACCGTGCTGGCGGTCACCCTGAACGGGGGTGTGGCCTGGATCGTCTTCGGGGCGATGGCCCGGACCGGAGGCATCTCGCCGGTCGCCGCGACGGCGGTGGCCGCCGGTCTGGTGGGGCTGTTCGGCCAGTTGTTCTCGCGCTACCGGTTCACTTCCTCGCTGCCGTACATCACCGCGGCGATCGGGCCGCTGCTGCCCGGTTCGGCGACGTACTTCGGTCTGCTGGGCGTGGCGCAGAACGAGGTGAACCGGGGTCTGACCTCGCTGTCGACGGCGGTCGCGACGGCGCTGGCCATCGCGATCGGGGTGAACCTCGGGAGTGAGATCTCGCGGCTGTTCATGGGGGTGCCGGGCGCGGTCGGCGGGGCGAGCCGCAGGGCGGCGAAGCGGACCAGGGGGTTCTGA
- a CDS encoding inorganic diphosphatase, whose translation MEFDVTIEIPKGSRNKYEVDHETGRIRLDRRLFTSTSYPADYGFVENTLGEDGDPLDALVILDEPTFPGCLIKCRAIGMFRMTDEAGGDDKLLCVPASDPRVEHLRDIHHVSEFDRLEIQHFFEVYKDLEPGKSVEGADWVGRTEAEAEIEASYKRLEAQGGAH comes from the coding sequence GTGGAGTTCGACGTCACCATCGAGATCCCGAAGGGTTCGCGGAACAAGTACGAGGTGGACCACGAGACCGGTCGGATCCGCCTGGACCGTCGACTCTTCACCTCGACCAGCTACCCGGCCGACTACGGCTTCGTCGAGAACACCCTCGGCGAGGACGGCGACCCGCTGGACGCGCTGGTCATTCTGGACGAGCCGACCTTCCCCGGTTGCCTCATCAAGTGCCGCGCCATCGGCATGTTCCGCATGACCGACGAGGCGGGCGGCGACGACAAGCTGCTCTGCGTCCCGGCGTCCGACCCGCGGGTGGAGCACCTGCGCGACATCCACCACGTGTCGGAGTTCGACCGCCTGGAGATCCAGCACTTCTTCGAGGTCTACAAGGACCTGGAGCCGGGCAAGTCCGTCGAGGGCGCCGACTGGGTCGGCCGTACCGAGGCGGAGGCCGAGATCGAGGCCTCGTACAAGCGTCTTGAGGCGCAGGGCGGCGCGCACTGA
- the dacB gene encoding D-alanyl-D-alanine carboxypeptidase/D-alanyl-D-alanine endopeptidase, with product MRPSDPWGRLKVLKNRHNGSYTWQVIAGSATLGLVVAAGAVLAAGPWDNGQRKAERALAVTADRTGGAHHGRPTPDGPRPAPSAPAVLPALGTTTHDAPRDAAALRDTLAPLIGAPELGDKVAASVIDTATGKQLYGTGATAPMTPASTIKIATTAAALSVLGPDHRIATTAALSPDARTLTLVGGGDPTLSKAALRSMAADAAKALREDGEDGEDGEDGEDPAGSVRLTYDTSRYTGPVLHPISPNENIAPVTALMVNEGRLNDTDRGPAKRTDDPAGDAARAFAAQLKKAGVKVTGTPREARPADGARTVATHHSAPLAALVERTLTNSDNDIAEALARQTAIAKGESADFAGARRAVTNELKKLGVPVTGAHLADGSGLDRAGRVTPALLTALLARAADPDRPGLRPVLTGLPIAGFSGTLDDRYRDGSDGTGLIRAKTGTLSRVNSLAGTVVDPRGRLLAFAFLASGSRSATEAEPALDALATALARPVAE from the coding sequence ATGCGCCCGTCGGACCCGTGGGGCAGGCTGAAGGTCCTGAAGAACAGACACAACGGGTCGTACACCTGGCAGGTCATCGCAGGCTCCGCAACGCTCGGCCTGGTCGTCGCCGCCGGCGCCGTCCTCGCCGCCGGCCCCTGGGACAACGGTCAGCGTAAGGCCGAGCGGGCACTGGCAGTCACCGCGGACCGAACAGGTGGCGCACATCACGGCCGCCCGACACCCGACGGCCCCCGCCCAGCCCCCAGCGCCCCGGCCGTCCTCCCGGCCCTCGGGACCACCACCCACGACGCCCCGAGGGACGCCGCCGCGCTCCGCGACACCCTCGCCCCGCTCATCGGCGCGCCCGAACTCGGCGACAAGGTCGCCGCGTCCGTCATCGACACCGCCACCGGCAAGCAGCTGTACGGAACCGGCGCCACCGCCCCGATGACCCCGGCCTCCACCATCAAGATCGCCACCACCGCCGCCGCGCTCTCCGTCCTGGGCCCCGACCACCGCATCGCCACCACCGCCGCGCTCTCCCCCGACGCCCGCACCCTCACCCTCGTCGGAGGCGGCGACCCCACGCTGAGCAAGGCGGCCCTGCGCTCGATGGCCGCCGACGCCGCGAAGGCCCTCCGCGAGGACGGCGAGGACGGCGAGGACGGCGAGGACGGCGAGGACCCAGCAGGATCGGTACGCCTCACGTACGACACCTCCCGCTACACCGGCCCCGTGCTCCACCCGATCAGCCCCAACGAGAACATCGCCCCCGTCACCGCCCTCATGGTCAACGAGGGCCGCCTGAACGACACGGACCGCGGCCCCGCCAAGCGCACCGACGACCCCGCAGGCGACGCCGCCCGCGCCTTCGCCGCACAGCTGAAGAAGGCCGGTGTCAAGGTCACCGGTACACCCCGCGAGGCCCGCCCGGCCGACGGGGCCCGCACCGTCGCCACCCACCACTCGGCCCCGCTCGCCGCCCTCGTCGAGCGCACCCTCACCAACAGCGACAACGACATCGCCGAGGCCCTCGCCCGGCAGACCGCCATCGCCAAGGGCGAGAGCGCCGACTTCGCCGGAGCCCGCCGCGCCGTCACCAACGAACTGAAGAAGCTGGGAGTCCCGGTGACCGGGGCCCACCTCGCCGACGGCAGCGGCCTCGACCGCGCGGGCCGGGTCACCCCCGCCCTCCTCACCGCCCTCCTCGCCCGCGCCGCCGACCCCGACCGCCCCGGACTGCGCCCGGTCCTCACCGGCCTCCCGATCGCCGGATTCAGCGGCACCCTCGACGACCGCTACCGGGACGGCTCCGACGGCACCGGCCTGATCCGCGCCAAGACCGGCACCCTCAGCCGCGTCAACTCCCTCGCCGGAACCGTGGTCGACCCCCGGGGCCGCCTGCTGGCCTTCGCCTTCCTCGCCTCCGGCAGCCGCTCCGCGACCGAGGCCGAACCAGCCCTCGACGCCCTGGCCACCGCCCTCGCCCGCCCGGTGGCCGAGTAG
- a CDS encoding zinc-dependent metalloprotease: MTSIGGAQMVDWNLAVATATRLVRPGPDISREEARAVVAELRRHAKASEEHVRLFTRMIPEGTEPEDTPVLVVDRAGWIKANVAGFRELLRPLLAKMESRRSGGPGGAVVGMVGGKVTGVELGMLLSFLASRVLGQYETFAPATRDLPASADGGGRLLLVAPNIVHVERELDVDPHDFRLWVALHEETHRTQFTGVPWLRDHLRGEIQTFLDETDVDPMTFLERLREAAQSLSGAGRPEGERGESDSRSLVDIVQTPAQREVLGRLTAVMSLLEGHADFVMDGVGPDVVGSVAEIREKFQQRRAQGAGRLDQALRKLLGLDAKLRQYKDGEKFVRSVVEEVGMDGFNRVWTSPNTLPTKAEIAKPADWVARVHRKAES, translated from the coding sequence ATGACGAGCATCGGTGGTGCCCAGATGGTCGACTGGAATCTCGCGGTGGCGACCGCGACCCGACTGGTCCGGCCCGGCCCCGACATCAGCCGCGAGGAGGCCCGCGCCGTCGTCGCGGAGCTGCGGCGGCATGCCAAGGCCTCGGAGGAACACGTCCGGCTCTTCACCCGGATGATCCCCGAGGGGACCGAACCCGAGGACACCCCCGTCCTCGTCGTCGACCGGGCCGGCTGGATCAAGGCCAACGTCGCCGGCTTCCGCGAACTGCTGCGCCCCCTGCTCGCCAAGATGGAGAGCCGCCGGTCCGGCGGACCCGGCGGCGCCGTCGTCGGCATGGTCGGCGGCAAGGTCACCGGCGTCGAGCTGGGCATGCTGCTCTCGTTCCTCGCCTCCCGGGTCCTCGGCCAGTACGAGACGTTCGCCCCCGCCACCAGGGACCTGCCCGCCTCCGCCGACGGCGGCGGCCGGCTGCTCCTCGTCGCCCCCAACATCGTCCACGTCGAACGCGAGCTGGACGTCGACCCGCACGACTTCCGGCTCTGGGTCGCCCTCCACGAGGAGACCCACCGCACCCAGTTCACCGGCGTGCCCTGGCTCCGCGACCACCTCCGGGGCGAGATCCAGACGTTCCTCGACGAGACCGACGTCGACCCGATGACCTTCCTGGAACGCCTCCGCGAGGCCGCCCAGTCCCTCTCCGGCGCCGGACGCCCCGAGGGCGAACGGGGCGAGAGCGACAGCCGGAGCCTCGTCGACATCGTCCAGACCCCCGCCCAGCGCGAAGTGCTCGGCCGCCTCACCGCCGTCATGTCCCTCCTCGAAGGACACGCGGACTTCGTGATGGACGGCGTGGGCCCCGACGTCGTCGGCTCCGTCGCCGAGATCCGCGAGAAGTTCCAGCAGCGCCGCGCCCAGGGCGCCGGCCGCCTCGACCAGGCCCTGCGCAAGCTCCTCGGCCTGGACGCCAAACTCCGGCAGTACAAGGACGGCGAGAAGTTCGTACGATCGGTCGTCGAAGAGGTCGGCATGGACGGCTTCAACCGCGTCTGGACCTCACCGAACACCCTCCCGACCAAGGCCGAGATCGCCAAGCCCGCCGACTGGGTCGCGCGGGTGCACCGCAAGGCCGAATCCTGA
- the tilS gene encoding tRNA lysidine(34) synthetase TilS, translating to MGPHPAVAAIRLAVRRVLHDVLTEFHRHADHDRPADATRRPAHAVRSRYAEAGAAGRTALPGRPALPDRPDTPLVLVACSGGADSMALASALAFEARKLAVRAGGITVDHNLQSGSGLRAAEVVTRLTAMDLDPVEAVAVHVGREGGPEAAARDARYAALDAAAERHGAAAVLLGHTRDDQAETVLLGLARGSGIRSLSGMAAASGPADRYRRPFLQLDRQAVRKACLVQSLPVWDDPHNIDPAYTRSRLRHEGLPALEKALGKGVVEALARTAQLSRDDADALDTWAAEAELSVRDETGRLECAKLYVLPPAVRRRVLRRALIEAGAPAGSLFARHLEEVDRLITGWRGQRAINLPGRVEAMRQGGRLVIRQS from the coding sequence ATGGGTCCCCATCCTGCGGTCGCGGCGATACGCCTGGCGGTCCGCCGCGTACTCCACGACGTACTCACCGAATTCCACCGGCACGCCGACCACGACCGGCCCGCCGACGCGACGAGGCGCCCCGCGCACGCCGTCCGCTCCCGCTACGCCGAAGCCGGCGCCGCGGGCAGGACCGCTCTCCCCGGCCGGCCCGCGCTCCCCGACCGGCCCGACACCCCGCTCGTCCTCGTCGCCTGCTCCGGCGGCGCCGACTCCATGGCGCTCGCCTCCGCCCTCGCGTTCGAGGCCCGCAAGCTCGCGGTCCGGGCCGGCGGCATCACCGTCGACCACAACCTCCAGTCCGGGTCCGGCCTCCGCGCCGCCGAGGTCGTCACCCGGCTCACCGCCATGGACCTCGACCCCGTCGAGGCCGTCGCCGTGCACGTCGGACGCGAGGGCGGCCCCGAGGCCGCCGCCCGCGACGCCCGCTACGCCGCGCTGGACGCCGCCGCCGAACGCCACGGCGCCGCCGCCGTCCTGCTCGGCCACACCCGCGACGACCAGGCCGAGACGGTCCTCCTGGGCCTCGCCCGCGGCTCCGGCATCCGCTCGCTCTCCGGCATGGCGGCCGCCTCCGGGCCGGCCGACCGCTACCGCCGCCCCTTCCTCCAGCTCGACCGGCAGGCCGTCCGCAAGGCCTGCCTGGTCCAGTCGCTGCCCGTCTGGGACGACCCGCACAACATCGACCCCGCCTACACCCGCTCCCGGCTCCGCCACGAAGGCCTGCCCGCGCTGGAGAAGGCGCTCGGCAAAGGCGTCGTCGAAGCCCTCGCCCGCACCGCCCAGCTCTCCCGCGACGACGCCGACGCCCTGGACACCTGGGCCGCCGAGGCCGAGCTGTCCGTACGCGACGAGACCGGCCGCCTGGAGTGCGCCAAGCTCTACGTCCTGCCGCCCGCGGTACGCCGCCGGGTGCTGCGCCGCGCACTGATCGAGGCCGGGGCGCCCGCCGGCTCCCTCTTCGCCCGGCACCTCGAAGAAGTCGACCGCCTGATCACCGGCTGGCGCGGCCAGCGGGCCATCAACCTGCCCGGCCGCGTCGAGGCGATGCGGCAGGGTGGCAGACTGGTCATTCGGCAGAGCTGA
- the hpt gene encoding hypoxanthine phosphoribosyltransferase: protein MGTDLQSVLLTKEEIDAKLVELAAEIDAEYAGKDLLIVGVLKGAVMVMADLARALSTPVTMDWMAVSSYGAGTQSSGVVRILKDLDTDIKGKHVLIVEDIIDSGLTLSWLLSNLGSREPASLEVCTLLRKPDAAKVAIDVKWIGFDIPNEFVVGYGLDYAEKYRNLPFVGTLAPHVYGG, encoded by the coding sequence ATGGGTACCGACCTTCAGTCGGTGCTCCTCACCAAGGAAGAGATCGACGCGAAGCTCGTCGAGCTGGCCGCGGAGATCGACGCGGAGTACGCGGGCAAGGACCTGCTCATCGTCGGCGTCCTCAAGGGCGCGGTGATGGTCATGGCGGACCTCGCGCGTGCGCTGTCCACCCCCGTCACGATGGACTGGATGGCCGTCTCCTCGTACGGGGCCGGCACCCAGTCCTCCGGCGTCGTCCGGATCCTCAAGGACCTCGACACCGACATCAAGGGCAAGCACGTCCTGATCGTCGAGGACATCATCGACTCCGGTCTGACGCTGTCCTGGCTGCTGTCCAACCTGGGCTCCCGGGAACCGGCCTCGCTGGAGGTCTGCACCCTGCTGCGCAAGCCGGATGCCGCAAAGGTCGCGATCGATGTGAAGTGGATCGGTTTCGACATCCCCAACGAGTTCGTCGTCGGCTACGGGCTGGACTACGCGGAGAAGTACCGCAACCTGCCCTTCGTCGGCACGCTCGCCCCGCACGTCTACGGCGGCTGA